A window of Microcoleus sp. bin38.metabat.b11b12b14.051 genomic DNA:
CTTCTCCTAATGTTAAAATTTTTGCATTAATAACTGTCATAACTTGAAAACCAATTAAGTCTCTATTGTAATTATAACATATTCGCAAAATAGGTTCGTAGTGAGGACTTTAGTCCTTTCTTTTTATGCTTTAATCACGGACTAAAGTCCGTACTACGAACCTAATTGCTCTGCTCGACAACAACTCCGTCAACTATTTCATAACCCCAACTGGAATGTCTAGCTGCCAGCTCTTTCGCAATGCCGTATTCGCCCAAACTGCAAAGGTCTATTAACTGCTCAAAGCCCAAACTTTTCTCGCGTTCCAATCTTTCTTGGCGCAACCTTTCTCTTTCTGCATCCGAAGGACTTTGCCGCTCAACTCCCAGCGGATTGATATCGCTAACTCGTTTCATGTTCGCCTCCTTAAAAAGGGATAGATTCTACTATTTCACCGTCAACTATTTCATAGCCCCATTCTGGATTAGCAGCTATTTGTTTTTCAACTATACTTCTACCCAGAGCAGTTTGGTAAGCTTTTTGCAAAAAAGAAATACTGGGGATTTCGTCGGTAGTTGGCGACTCCTGTGGTTCGAGTTTGGGCGGTTCTGCGATTGTTTCAGATGTGGATTGATTCAGCGAGAATTGCGGCGCGATCGCCCCCAATTTCTGCATCACGCTTTCTTTGGTAATTTGCGGTCTGTCGTTGAAGGAAGACGGCAAATATGCGGTTTGTACGCCCTGGTTTTTGGCTTTGAGCGCATCGTCAGCAATACGATCGCACTTTCGCAAAAAACCCTCCCACAAATCTTTCCCCAACACCGGGTTTCTCAAGTCAGCACGAGCCTTAGATACCGCTGCTTCCAGCGGTTCGCCCTTGTGGACATAATACTGAATCCGCTCCTCCTCAAACGCCGGATAAGGCACTTCCGGCTCAATTTCCCACTCCCGCTTAACTTTTTGACTTTCTCCTAAAGGAATTCCGGCGATAAACTCATCCCAAAAAGTCGAAGTTAAGCCCTTCGTCATGCTATCAATAATTTTAAATGCCCATCCCGAAGGATTGCCAAACCATAAGTTATGTTCTCTGGCATATTCTTCTAAAGCTCGCTGAAATTTTTGCAGTTCTTCCTGGGAATTCCAAGGCCCACTAAATCTGTAATTTGGGTTAACTGTAACGGCTATTTGCTGGCGGTGCTTGCCAAAAAATTTGTCTGTTTTAACAGCAGGTTCTGGGGGGGAAGTTTCCGGCAATATTTCTACAGGACGATTGTTGTTTTCGCGGCTTGTTTGTGCTATGGTATTTGCTGAATCTGGTGTCAACAAGTTATTAAATTTTTCCTCGAAAGCGTCAATGTCTGCCCAGAGTTCGAGGGAGTCGGTGTTGGAATCTGTGGATTTTTCTTTCAGGAGCGATCGCACTTTCAGCAAGCGTCTCGCGAGTTGTTGTTCTTCGGAATTTAAACCAGTGGCTTTTTCAATTTCGCTGCTGTTAGTTTTCACCCATTCACCGGAGTTTAACTGTTGTGCTTGCCATTGCAATAATTGACACAGAAAAATGCTCGCCGCGACTCCCCCGGTAATTTTGCCTAGTGTGGGATAGTAGATGGCGGGATTTCCTAAATTGCCTAAAAATATTCCTATTTTCATTTTTTATATTCCTAAATTCCTTGAATACTAGGGTGTACTACGGGTACCTTAGCTAATATTAGAGTGTGCCAAAGAACACATCACCTCCCAGAAACTAACATTCAGAAACTTAATATTTTCTTTAAGCTTCTGTCTATTCCTGACTGAATCGAGATTCTAGAGGAAAGACGGGGATCGCATATTCGATCGCCTGATTGACAGAACCCAGTTACACGTAATAATAAATTGTTTACTCTACAGCTCCTCCCAAAATGAATCCAGAACGCCAAGAGGCTTATTTGAACTTAATCGAGCAAGTGCTTACCTGTCCTAACGGTCAAGAACCAGAGGTTTTAAGTTCCTGTTCCGATTTAATAGATGCGGGATTTGTACAAATGCTAATCCAGATATCGGCTTCCATGGCGCGGGAAGGCGACGCAGATACTGCTAATTTTTTAGTGCAACTTGCTCGTTTGCTGGGGAAATCCTTGGCTTTGTCGCCGGATTTGGTGCCGGCTGGGTACAGCAGCGCACAGCCTTCATTTAGTTGACAGTTGACAGCTAGCAAGAAGAGCTCGCGTCGAGGCGTTGATAGTTGACAGCCACCTTTAGCTAAAAAAAGAGGATTGAAACAGTGAATAATTTTGTTCTATGTCCCCCTAGAACGAGGAGGCTTTAAACCCATTCTTGTTGGTAAATAAAAGTGCCATGAAGCCAAGCTGTCCCTGGAGAAATCGTTTCGTTGTATCATATTTTGAGCGGGGCGATTCCCAACCCTTTGAGATAGCTTGGCTGCACGTACTTTTTAACTCTATCGATAGCTTTAGAGTTTATATTCTAGAGGTTCGCAAAAATCATTCACCCCAGTTTTAAATACATAAATAATCGTCGGTGCCACTAAAATCTGCGGGCATATTTTTGCGACAACTAAATCTCTAAAGGCTGCATTCAATTGTCCGTTCATCAACTCTTCTTTAATCTCAGATTTGCAGATAGCAACGCGGCATCTTTTCGCCAATCCGTCCAACCAATTTTCCGAGATATTCGGTTCTTGTCCGGCTTGAATTGCTAGAGATATGGCTGCATCTTCGATGTTGCCTTCGCAATCTTCGATTTCGTCTAGGGCTTTTAGGGCTGCGGGATATTCCGCTAATTGCGATCGAAATTGGGCAATTTCTTGTGAGGTAATAATCACCATAAAATTTTCCTGTGTTCTCTGCTGACTGACCCAGTTGAGCAATTAATCTTAACATTATAGCATTTTTTTGATTGAGGTTGGGATTTGGGCGATCGAACTCATACCAAGGGTGAAAAAGTCTTGCTACAATTATAATATAAAAATTCTCCGTCACTGGCATAACTCCCCGCCGGACACGGCAATGCCGTTTCCCTACAGATGAAATCCTCAGTATTCGGTATTATTGAGATTTTTCATGATTGGAATTAATTAGATTTTTTACTAAATTTTGGCAATTCGCAATCACCCATTTTGAGGTCAACAAAAAGTCCAAGGGATCGAGACTGATATTAAAAATTACAAAAAGTGCTGTTAAAATAGGTGGCTAGGACTCATATTTATCAGGAGTTATAAAAAATGACAACAGTTACTTTAAACTTAGATACTGTCGAACTAACAGACGAACAGTTTTACCGTTTGTGTCAGATGAATCGAGACTGGCAATTTGAACGGACTTCCAAAGGAGAAATGATAATTATGTCACCAGTAGGCGGAGTCAGCGGCAATCGAGAAGCCGATTTGATTACTGATTTGAGTTTGTGGAACCGTCAAACCCAGCTCGGGAGAGTATTTAGTTCTTCAACAATTTTTCGGCTACCCAATAACGGAGACCGTTCTCCTGACGCGGCTTGGGTTAGCTTAGAAAGATGGTCGGCTTTAACAGCAGAAGAACGGGAAAAATTTCCGCCAATTTGTCCTGACTTTGTAATAGAATTGCGTTCGCGAACCGACCCGCTGCGCCCGCTTCAGGAGAAAATGCAGGAGTATCTCAATAGTGGCTTGCGCTTGGGTTGGTTGATTAATCCTCAAGACGAACAAGTAGAAATTTATCGCCCCAATCGTGATGTAGAGATTGTACAATTTCCTGTGAGTTTATCCGGAGAAGATGTGTTGCCCGGATTTGTTTTAAATTTGCCGATGATTTGATATTATATAATGTGTTTTATCCTGCGGACTTTAGTTCTCCTAAAAATCAGAGGACTAAAGTCCGCACGATCAAACCTATTTGATTTTTTGCGGAATCTTAGATAAGATTACATCATTTTTGTTGAGTGGCAAATTCTATTTTTTTGGGACAAATATCATCATCATACCAACCAGTCAAAGCCACGGCTAAAGCATCCGCTGCATCGTCGGGTTTCGGAATATAACCTAGTTCCAACTCTCGCGCTACAGCCTCTTGCACTTCCGATTTGTCAGCATTGCCGCGGCCTGTCAAAGCTTTCTTAATTTGAGCTGGTGTAAACTCGAACAGCGGCACTCCGCACTGAGCCAATACTAGAATCAAAATGCCGCGGGCTTGGGCGACAAGTATGGTATTTCCCATTTTGTAAAAAAACAGCTTTTCGGCAATTGCCAAATCTGGTTTTACCTGTTCAATTACTGCGTGCAAATCTTCGTAAATGATTTTCAGTCGCTCTCCCATTTCTTGTTTTGGCAAGGTTTTAATCACGCCGCAATCAATCATGGAAACGCTGTTTTTGTCTTGTTTTCCGGGGACAATTTGACAGGAAATTGCGCCGAAACCGAGATTGGCTAAACCCGGATCTAATCCTAAAATTCGTTTTTCCATGGCAGAAATTAGTAATTGGGAATTGGGCGAAGCAATGGCGGATTTAAATTAGGGGAATGTTTTTTCACCACCAATGACTAACGACCCATTACCAATTACTAATTACCAATTACCCCTCAGTTGTTTCTAGACCGAATACTCGATCGAACACTTTAGTCACTTTATAGCCCGAATCTATTGATTCTAGCGGGTCTTTCCGCAATCGGTGGCGCAAACAGAGAGTCATCACTCGGCGAATATCGTCCACAGTCACCTCGGTGCGCTCTTCTAGGGCGG
This region includes:
- the ruvC gene encoding crossover junction endodeoxyribonuclease RuvC, encoding MEKRILGLDPGLANLGFGAISCQIVPGKQDKNSVSMIDCGVIKTLPKQEMGERLKIIYEDLHAVIEQVKPDLAIAEKLFFYKMGNTILVAQARGILILVLAQCGVPLFEFTPAQIKKALTGRGNADKSEVQEAVARELELGYIPKPDDAADALAVALTGWYDDDICPKKIEFATQQK
- a CDS encoding Uma2 family endonuclease, whose amino-acid sequence is MTTVTLNLDTVELTDEQFYRLCQMNRDWQFERTSKGEMIIMSPVGGVSGNREADLITDLSLWNRQTQLGRVFSSSTIFRLPNNGDRSPDAAWVSLERWSALTAEEREKFPPICPDFVIELRSRTDPLRPLQEKMQEYLNSGLRLGWLINPQDEQVEIYRPNRDVEIVQFPVSLSGEDVLPGFVLNLPMI